A stretch of the Nematostella vectensis chromosome 1, jaNemVect1.1, whole genome shotgun sequence genome encodes the following:
- the LOC5506272 gene encoding scm-like with four MBT domains protein 1, whose protein sequence is MSNIDMEKEAKAWEKRKRQTLDEILNKAKKRHKKQKGSDDDDEENDLFIWEDYLKKCRAKSVPKSAFKHVKENPTSGFRRGMKVEAKDYKSNSGTYWVATIIMVSGPLLLLRFDGYGNDRSEDFWCDASTPDVQPIGWCAKTNTILIPPQALRQQNTNWAQFLMDNLKDAVAAPESLFKQQEAGESSGVPIGTMLELQDYDDPLCYWVASVVERFGLRLKLRYAGAESEEHDVWVYYLSDNVHKLGWGKRYGLTLQAPKGLTNRVDMSAIIDDLNRLSTTSNNGSTSLKKNDQLPPIHGFKSGMKLEAVNPTDPSSICVATVSRVVNEHYFVVTIDDFVVPEARKISFWCHAKSRNIFPCRWCEKNKVSVVPPAGYQTKPFHWDAYLISSRQEPAVASLFDQTVPNHGFEAGYKLEAVNQIERDVISAATVKQIMGRTMWIQLDAYTSDVVEHIYDVESCDLFPVGWCGMQGHPLLTPQAKKKENLQMTRLRSLRATKRRLAKATPPVQSSQPVPDTPSPTSRSPLSDSHKNSPVNTLLKTEAPEVPTSTAAVSTPSPSPNVGQSANSTSGPSRVKVADTIDLTDDHSGENEAETDGKICLYVKSTCSCGPYLDKKKLAKLPPVIGPESANLALRKLVEHIVVSSHSSKKVLKMLAAEKEKKTFASILKTLTTKLLVCQNVFSLSKVALCKRCDISPSGLIPIAPKAPQNTLVIITSQNLSAQPNLLVRPQIPIANQTPMTPQNPSMQPISSPRTIAASTPNVNTHKGVGRPRTVLPVTEIASTTPTVTPAVDDADQEDLVVGKLPGSKHVSSWTVGEVVSFIESRDCRKFADVFREQEVDGKALMLLSLEEIHKVLGVTLGPALKLQDDVQILRKRPKS, encoded by the exons ATGTCAAACATAGACATGGAGAAAGAAGCCAAGGCATGGGAAAAAAGAAAGCGCCAGACATTAGATGAAATACtcaacaaagcaaaaaaaaggcATAAGAAACAGAAAG gatctgatgatgatgatgaagaaaaTGACCTGTTTATTTGGGAAGACTACTTAAAGAAATGCAGGGCAAAGTCAGTACCCAAGTCAGCCTTCAAGCAT GTGAAGGAGAATCCAACCTCTGGATTTAGGAGAGGGATGAAAGTGGAAGCAAAAGATTACAAAAGCAACTCTGGTACATACTGGGTGGCAACCATCATTATGGTCTCTGGTCCACTTCTACTTCTCAGGTTTGATGGTTATGGAAATGATCGCAGCGAAGACTTCTGGTGTGATGCCAGTACTCCTGATGTACAACCCATTGGATGGTGTGCTAAAACAAATACCATATTAATTCCACCACAGGCATTAAgacaacaaaatacaaactggGCACAGTTTTTAATGGATAATCTGAAGGATGCAGTTGCTGCACCAGAATCTTTATTTAAGCAGCAAGAGGCTGGTGAATCTAGTGGAGTGCCCATAGGTACAATGCTTGAACTCCAGGATTATGATGATCCACTATGTTACTGGGTAGCAAGTGTCGTGGAGAGGTTCGGCTTGCGACTTAAGCTGAGATATGCTGGAGCTGAAAGTGAGGAGCATGACGTGTGGGTGTATTATCTATCTGACAATGTCCATAAGCTTGGATGGGGGAAAAGATATGGCTTGACGCTACAAGCTCCTAAAG GTTTGACCAACAGGGTTGACATGTCTGCTATTATTGACGACCTCAATAGACTTTCAACAACAAGCAACAATGGATCCACCTCATTGAAAAAG aaTGACCAGCTTCCCCCTATTCATGGCTTCAAGTCAGGCATGAAGCTTGAGGCAGTGAATCCCACTGACCCATCCTCAATCTGTGTGGCTACTGTCAGTAGGGTTGTGAATGAGCATTACTTTGTGGTGACCATAGACGACTTTGTCGTACCAGAAGCACGTAAGATCTCTTTCTGGTGTCACGCTAAGTCAAGGAATATTTTCCCATGCAGATGGTGCGAGAAAAATAAAGTCTCTGTTGTGCCTCCAGCAG GCTACCAAACCAAGCCGTTCCATTGGGACGCTTACTTGATCTCAAGCAGACAGGAACCTGCCGTTGCTTCTCTGTTTGACCAG ACTGTCCCCAACCATGGGTTTGAGGCTGGATACAAGCTGGAGGCTGTTAATCAAATTGAACGAGATGTCATCAGTGCAGCGACAGTCAAGCAGATCATGGGTCGCACCATGTGGATTCAGCTGGATGCGTACACTAGTGATGTGGTGGAGCATATTTATGATGTGGAGTCCTGTGATTTGTTTCCTGTCGGTTGGTGTGGCATGCAGGGCCACCCTCTGCTGACGCCTCAGGCAAAAA AAAAAGAGAATTTGCAAATGACAAGACTCCGATCTCTCAG AGCTACAAAGCGGCGCCTGGCCAAAGCTACCCCACCCGTCCAATCTTCCCAACCTGTACCAGACACACCCTCTCCAACAAGCAGAAGCCCTCTTTCTGATTCTCACAAGAACTCACCCGTCAATACTCTGCTAAAAACAGAAGCACCCGAAGTACCCACCAGCACAGCAGCTGTTAGTACCCCATCTCCATCACCTAACGTAGGACAGTCTGCAAACTCTACGTCTGGGCCTTCTCGTGTTAAGGTTGCAGACACAATCGACTTGACCGATGATCACTCTGGGGAAAATGAAGCTGAAACTGACG gcaaGATCTGTTTATATGTTAAAAGCACATGTTCTTGTGGCCCATATCTGGATAAGAAAAAACTTGCCAAGTTGCCCCCAGTCATCGGCCCAGAAAGTGCTAACCTCGCCCTCCGAAAATTAGTGGAACACATTGTGGTCAGCTCCCACTCATCCAAAAAGGTCCTGAAAATGCTTGcagcagaaaaagaaaagaaaacatttgcaTCTATTTTAAAG ACATTGACCACCAAATTGCTGGTGTGTCAAAATGTCTTCAGTCTCAGCAAAGTGGCATTGTGTAAAAGATGTGATATCTCTCCGTCTG GCCTGATTCCAATAGCACCTAAAGCCCCTCAAAATACATTGGTTATAATAACATCACAAAATCTAAGCGCTCAGCCGAATCTGCTAGTAAGACCTCAAATTCCTATAGCTAACCAGACTCCAATGACACCCCAAAATCCAAGTATGCAGCCAATATCTTCGCCGCGCACAATCGCAGCAAGCACACCAAATGTTAACACACACAAAGGAGTAGGGAGGCCCAGGACAGTACTACCAGTGACTGAAATTGCTAGCACAACTCCAACTGTCACCCCAGCAGTAGATGATGCCGACCAGGAAGACTTGGTGGTCGGGAAGCTGCCAGGAAGTAAACATGTCTCATCCTGGACAGTGGGTGAAGTGGTGTCGTTCATAGAGTCCAGGGACTGTAGGAAGTTCGCTGATGTCTTCAGAGAACAG GAAGTGGACGGCAAGGCCCTAATGCTTCTCTCTCTGGAGGAAATCCACAAGGTGCTTGGGGTCACCCTAGGGCCAGCTCTCAAACTACAAGACGATGTTCAAATCCTTCGTAAAAGACCCAAATCATGA
- the LOC5506273 gene encoding trichohyalin produces the protein MSKANPLRPGEGKRTVSLETVASQQQVEEHKLRGKREAYMKRHELYVKSMYGNVIEKEQVRQKQRALLQEQIAEQDNKHRQYLDDRYKESNFAIHYDEACRRQDAEDRNNRKAYLQKFRDENKRLMETRAEQLRREREAQHQRERELLALSPINWTKTLH, from the exons ATGAGTAAAGCAAATCCGCTGCGGCCCGGTGAGGGAAAACGAACTGTTAGTTTAGAGACTGTCGCGTCACAACAGCAAGTGGAAGAACATAAACTTCGTGGCAAACGCGAGGCTTACATGAAGAGGCATGAGCTGTATGTAAAATCTATGTACGGGAACGTTATAGAGAAGGAGCAAGTCCG GCAAAAACAAAGGGCGTTACTTCAGGAGCAGATTGCAGAACAAGACAACAAACATCGACAATACCTAGACGACCGGTACAAAGAAAGTAATTTTGCCATTCACTACGATGAGGCGTGTAGACGTCAAGATGCGGAGGATAGGAACAACAGAAAGGCGTATCTACAGAAATTCAGAGATGAAAACAAAAGG CTAATGGAGACCAGAGCTGAACAGTTAAGGAGAGAAAGAGAGGCACAACATCAGCGAGAACGGGAACTACTAGCTCTTAGTCCAATTAACTGGACAAAGACCCTGCACTAA
- the LOC5501255 gene encoding general transcription factor 3C polypeptide 6: MEQDGEWEEEQLVLIELSGILNYDVLYNAETQHCRLMGIDTIEPVLQIGPYTFVGHYEDVIGTNVFFEEKEQDGSKTYSYKGCSAKTLKMNRAFLKKKEKEEKTPKEGLLHEGEDKHQMDVEITEITQAVQTLDT, from the exons ATGGAGCAGGATGGCGAGTGGGAGGAG GAGCAGTTGGTTTTAATAGAGTTGTCAGGAATCTTGAATTACGATGTTTTGTATAATGCAGAGACTCAGCACTGCAGGCTTATG GGAATAGATACCATTGAGCCTGTTCTACAGATAGGGCCATATACATTTGTTGGCCATTACGAGG ATGTCATAGGAACTAATGTCTTCTTTGAGGAGAAAG AACAAGATGGTTCAAAGACTTACAGTTATAAAGGTTGTTCAGCAAAGACCTTGAAGATGAATCGGGCGTTTttaaagaagaaagaaaaagaagaaaag ACCCCCAAAGAGGGATTGTTGCATGAAGGGGAAGATAAGCACCAGATGGATGTTGAAATAACTGAAATTACCCAGGCTGTACAAACTTTGGATACATAG
- the LOC5501252 gene encoding transmembrane protein 43, whose amino-acid sequence MYRSHHPNDPGMHNMASNDSHTRVTYQENPGIMQRIQSSFAASLVGIGLVLAAFPVLYWNEGRAVQTSLSLDEGLRAVIPLHSINEINRKNQEKLVHLVGHLHTDKVLSDADYGVAVKAVKLKREVEMYQWVEHSSTREYDEGDRKRVETTYSYNKEWLGHIVNSNQFDNPHGHQNPTSMAVSSQTQEAAPVHVGAFTLSRGLISKIDEFHPLPAKSAPSGKDVKVVDGIFYHSLNGPYNPTVGDVRVRFSFAGFCGAAGSQLSEPMTVSIVARQHGGTLSYYRTQSGDTLELLYPGEMTAKEIFYAEHSANSVLTWVLRVVGWFLMFLGFLLMTSILTTLVSWLPIIREIVGLGVTLICFCLATSFSLVTIAIGWIAHRPVLGVALLAAAAVPFYLSRQRNRKNKESKY is encoded by the exons ATGTATCGGTCTCAC CATCCAAATGACCCAGGAATGCACAACATGGCCTCGAATGACAGCCACACACGAGTCACATATCAAGAGAACCCTGGCATCATGCAGCGCATTCAGAGCAGTTTTGCAGCTTCATTAGTCGGCATAGGACTCGTACTCGCCGCATTCCCGGTCCTGTACTGGAATGAG GGAAGAGCAGTCCAGACATCCTTATCCCTTGACGAGGGTCTCCGAGCTGTCATCCCATTGCACTCTATTAACGAAATTAACAGAAAAAACCAGGAGAAGCTGGTGCATCTAGTTGGACATCTCCATACAGACAAG GTACTGAGTGATGCGGATTATGGAGTTGCTGTCAAAGCTGTCAAACTAAAGCGTGAGGTGGAAATGTACCAGTGGGTGGAACATTCTTCTACAAG AGAATATGATGAGGGAGACAGAAAAAGAGTGGAAACAACTTATTCATACA aTAAAGAGTGGCTGGGCCATATTGTCAACAGTAACCAGTTTGACAATCCTCATGGACACCAGAACCCTACATCGATGGCCGTCAGCTCACAGACACAAGAGGCTGCCCCAGTCCATGTGGGGGCATTCACCTTGTCCAGAG GGTTGATAAGTAAGATCGATGAGTTTCATCCCTTGCCTGCGAAATCAGCCCCTTCTGGGAAAGATGTGAAAGTTGTGGATGGAATATTTTATCATTCGTTGAATGGACCTTATAACCCAACG GTTGGTGACGTCAGGGTGCGTTTCTCATTTGCTGGCTTTTGCGGTGCAGCAGGATCACAGCTTAGTGAACCAATGACA GTTAGCATTGTTGCTCGACAACATGGTGGTACCCTGTCATACTATCGCACTCAGTCTGGTGACACCCTGGAGTTGCTGTACCCAGGGGAAATGACGGCAAAG GAGATCTTTTATGCTGAACATTCTGCTAATTCTGTGCTGACATGGGTTCTGCGTGTTGTTGGCTGGTTTCTGATGTTCTTAGGATTTCTTCTCATGACAAGCATTCTCACTACACTTG tttCCTGGCTTCCCATCATCCGAGAGATAGTTGGCCTTGGTGTGACCTTAATCTGCTTTTGTCTTGCAACGTCATTCTCGCTGGTTACTATAGCGATTGGATGGATTGCACACCGACCTGTTCTAGGCGTGGCACTACTTGCAGCAGCTGCTGTCCCATTTTATCTCTCCAGACAGAGGAATCGGAAAAACAAGGAATCAAAGTACTAA
- the LOC5501257 gene encoding RNA polymerase II-associated protein 3 encodes MAADKALNLQMQVRRNTEELGDFLKDLDRWEDDIKSKDEDLKISKTSGSTRLPPVRNQAKKKKVKKNKDVSKDQKMKSRISSYDYRSWDKLNVDELINDLEEKEEMETLTSSDDGDGDEMLDDDDEQAEEERRLQRALLEKDKGNDFFKIGRYKEAINCYTTAMQLDPNNAIFPANRAMALLKVERHGAAELDCDLALSLDYSYTKAYLRRGKARSHLNKLHESLSDFKEALRLEPGNKQAQQEILNLKQKLGIEEKPPQKSDKPAKKPLKRIVIEEIGSDSEDVEVLPAIHKTSGILIKEQAAGSEKAGVNTSADNSGVSKAETTSLALTEDHREPPFQSLSSGQFPNNENNHTDSTKDYPPKLKPKRVFNVPKTSVQFQSDWKVLKGGPPEQLFDYLRKIKPEMYPKLLQQSIESDVLTGMLQVLHQFYIPAGMPVYNELRWIAQVKRFSMAVMFLSPKDKSVLEGLFKHIRQDSNSPSEPEITALSKTYGL; translated from the exons atggcggccgacAAGGCTCTGAATTTGCAAATGCAAGTTCGTAGAAACACCGAGGAACTGGGAGATTTTCTCAAAGATTTAGACCGCTGGGAAGACGATATCAAAAGCAAAGATGAGGACTTGAAAATCTCGAAGACTTCCGGCTCAACG AGATTGCCGCCCGTAAGAAATCaagcgaaaaagaaaaaggttaaaaagaacaaagatgTATCAAAAGATCAGAAGATGAAGTCTCGGATCAGTTCGTATGACTACAGGTCTTGGGACAAACTAAACGTA GATGAACTGATCAATGACTTAGAGGAGAAAGAAGAAATGGAAACCCTGACCAGCtctgatgatggtgatggtgatgagatgttagatgatgatgatgagcaAGCTGAGGAGGAAAGGAGACTCCAAAGAGCCCTGCTTGAAAAAGACAAG GGCAATGACTTCTTTAAAATAGGAAGATATAAGGAAGCCATTAATTGCTACACAACAGCTATGCAACTAGACCCAAACAATGCAATCTTCCCAGCAAACCGAGCGATGGCTTTACTCAAGGTTGAAAG GCATGGTGCTGCGGAGTTAGACTGTGACTTAGCCCTTTCTTTGGATTACTCGTACACCAAGGCATATCTGCGGCGAGGAAAGGCACGATCCCATTTAAATAAATTGCATGAGTCATTGTCCGATTTCAAGGAGGCATTGAGACTGGAGCCTGGCAATAAACAAGCACAACAAGAGATTTTAAACTTAAAACAG aAACTTGGTATTGAGGAAAAGCCACCACAGAAATCTGACAAGCCTGCCAAG AAACCCCTTAAAAGGATTGTGATAGAGGAAATCGGGTCTGACAGTGAGGATGTGGAAGTGTTGCCAGCTATTCACAAGACATCAGGCATCCTCATTAAAGAGCAAGCAGCAGGGAGCGAGAAAGCTGGTGTTAATACAAGTGCTGATAATAGTGGTGTATCAAAGGCTGAAACTACTTCATTGGCTTTAACTGAGGATCATAGGGAGCCACCATTTCAATCTCTCTCTTCAGGACAGTTTccaaacaatgaaaacaaccATACTGATTCAACAAAAGACTACCCTCCAAAACTTAAGCCTAAAAGAGTGTTTAATGTCCCAAAAACTTCAGTGCAATTTCAGTCAGACTGGAAGGTGCTTAAAGGTGGGCCACCAGAGCAGCTATTTGATTACTTGAGA aAAATCAAACCTGAGATGTATCCCAAGCTGTTACAGCAAAGTATTGAATCAGATGTACTGACTGGTATGCTTCAGGTTCTCCACCAATTCTACATCCC TGCTGGGATGCCAGTCTACAATGAGCTACGATGGATAGCACAAGTCAAGAGATTCAGCATGGCTGTGATGTTTCTCTCACCCAAGGACAAATCAG TCTTAGAAGGTCTATTCAAGCACATCAGGCAAGACAGCAATTCTCCAAGTGAACCAGAAATCACAGCATTATCTAAAACATATGGTTTGTGA